Below is a window of Hydrogenimonas sp. SS33 DNA.
TAGGGCATTTCGGCGATTTCATCCAGAAAGAGGGTGCCGCCGTTGGCTGCTTCGAATTTTCCCATTTTCGCTTCGATGGCGTCGGTGAAGGCTCCCTTTTCGAAACCGAAGAGTTCGCTCTCGATCAGGTTTTCGGGGATCGCCGCCATATTGACGGCGATGAAGGGTTTGCTTTTGCGGGGCGAATTTTCATGGATGGTACGGGCGAAGAGCTCCTTGCCTACTCCGCTTTCTCCCAGCAGCAGGATCGACGCGTCGCTGCGGGCCGCTTTGAGCGCCAGGTTCAAAGCCTTTTCCAGTGCAGGGGAGGTTCCGTAGAAGAGGGAGGTGTCCTGCGGCCGTTCGGAAGCGGGCTTCTGTCTGCCCGCCAGGCGCTCTTTGACCTTTTTGCTGCGACGGATCGCCTCGACAAGGGTTTCGACTTCGAACGGTTTGGTCAGAAAATCGCTGACCCCGAGGCGTATCGAGTCGATGGCCCGGCCCAGTGTGGCGTTGCCGGTGATGATGATGGCATCGTACCGCCCATCCAGCTTCTCCAGAAACTCAATGCCGTCCATCCCTGGCATGTTGATGTCGGTGATGACCAGATCGAAGGAGTCGTCCAGCTTTTTCAGCGCCTCTTTGGCGTTTCGAAAGGTTTTGACTTCGAATTCGTCGTAGTCCCCCAGTGCGATCTCCAGGGATTTTCTCATATTGATGTCGTCTTCGACGATGGCCAGTTTCATCACGAGCCTCCCGTCTGAAGAGGTGAACGGTGAACGGTGAATAGTGAACGGTTGAGCATCGTACCCTTTGTGATTAATGACTAATGGTTGTCAATCTGGTTTATGATAACCAATCCGTCGTTAAACTCGACTTTCAGGAGGGTGGGGGGAAGGCGTAGAAGAAGGTGGGAGCCGTCGTCGGTCAGGTTGAGGGTGCGTTCCCGCGAGGTGACGAGGACGCCTTGGCGAAAGAGGCACTCTTCAAGCAGCCGGTTTTTCTCTCTGGCGAAACTTTCGAAACTCTCTGCATCGGTGACGAAGGTGCAGAGGGGTTTCGTTTTCACTTCGGGGGCGACCATCGCCCGGGAGACGTAAATGTGTTCCCGGACCGGCAGGAAACGCTGGGTATGGAGGCGGTAGGAGACGTAATACCACTTACTGTCCCCAAAAAGGGGAAGCAGAAAAAGAAGAAGGGAGATCAGTTGACGAGTCGGGGGTACCATTCGTTGCCGCGGACCGTCACTTCCATCTCCACTTCGCACAGGCCGTCGTGGAATTTGGTGTCGATGATGCGCGCGTTGCGGATCATCGCATCGATCTGGGTGCGGACGGTGGAGCGGCTGATCATCATGTTGCGGATGAGGTCACGCCCTTCGACCCTCACACCGCAGATCTTTTCGCCCAGCTGCCGGTAGGCGTCGGCGATGGCGGCCCGTTTGGCAAGCGCTCTCGCCTGGGCGGGCGAGACAGTATTGACGGGTGCGACGCCCTGGCCGACGACCTGAAAATGGATCGTATTTTTGGAAGAGAGGGTGCAGGCCGTGGGTCTTTGCATTCTAACGGCGGGAACGGCGGGAGAGGGAGCGGGCCGATCGCATTTCGGGGCTTCGGACGTTTTCTCCACTTTCGGGGTCGGGCACGATTCGGCCATCAGGGTCACGGCGGCCAGGAGTGCCGCAAGCAGTGTCCATCGTTTCATTCTATGAGCTCCTAAAGAAATTTACGGAACCCAAGCAAGAATCGTTCCCTCTTTACTCCTGCGGACCTTCGACAGATCCTTCGATGCTTTCGGGAAGCTCCTCTTCGCTCTCCTCTTTGGGGCAGGCCGCGATGGAGTTGACTTTGTCACCGCTCTCGAGACGGACGATCATGACACCGCTGGTGTTCCGGCCCGCTTTGCGGATGGAGTGCATATCGACGCGGATCATTTTGCCGCTCTGGGTCAGGACCATCAGGTCCTTGTTTTCTTCGACAATGACGACGCCGACCGCATCGCCGGTGCGGGGGGTCAGCTTCATCGCCACGACCCCTTTGCCGCCGCGGCTCTGGAGGCGGTACTCGCCAGCTTCGGTCCGCTTGCCGATCCCTTTTTCGGCGACGGTCAGAAGCTCCTGCTCGTCGGACTTGATGGTGGCGGCACCGACGACATGGTCCCCCTCCACTTTGAAACGGATTCCCGTGACGCCCCGTGCGGTCCGGCCGATTTCGCGCACATCTTCGACCGGGAAGCGGATACACATCCCTTTTTTGGTCAGGATGAAGAGATTCTGTGTATCGGGGAGGACGATTTTGCAGGTGACCAGCTCGTCATCCTCGTCGAGGGTAATGGCCCGCACGCCTACGGAGCGGATGTTTTTGAATTCGCTGAGGTTGGTTCGTTTGACGATGCCGTTTTTGGTGAAGAAGGCCAGCGATTTGCTCTCGTCGAAGTCGGTGGTGGGGATGATCGCCATGATGTTCTCATCGGGCTGAAGCTGGATGAGGTTGACGACCGCTTTGCCTTTGGCGGTGCGGGAGCCTTCGGGAATTTTGTAGACCTTGAGCCAGTAGAGCTGCCCCCTGTCGGTGATGAACATCAGTGTATCGTGGGTGTTGGAGATGAAGAAACTCTCGATGAAGTCGTCGTCATGGGTCGTGACGGCGGTTTTTCCTTTGCCCCCGCGGTGTTGCCGTTCGTACTGTTTGACGGGCACGCGCTTGATGTATCCCCGGTGGGTGATGGTGACCACCATCGGTTCGTTGGGGATGAGGTCCTCGATGTCGATGTCTTCGTAATCGTCGACGATCTCCGTCAGGCGGGGCGTGGTGAAGTGCTCCTTGACCTCCAGCAGCTCCTCTTTGATGATCTGGTTGAGCAGGTCCTCGCTTTTGAGGATGTTGCTGAGCCGTTCGATCTCCGCCATCAGCTCCTGGTACTCTTTTTCGATCTTGTCGCGTTCCAGGCCCGTCAGGCGCTGCAGCCGCATGTCCAGAATCGCCTGGGCCTGCTTTTCGCTGAGGTTGAAGCTCGCCATCAGCCCTTCGCGGGCTTCGTTGGCGTCGGCGCTGGCACGGATGAGGGCGACGATGGCGTCGATATTGTCCAGGGCGATGCGCAGGCCCTCCAAAATGTGGGCGCGGGCTTTGGCTTTCTCCAGCTCGAAGATGGTGCGGCGGATGATGATGGTTTTGCGGTGCTGGATGAAGAGTTTCAGCAGTTCCATCAGCGTGAAGATCTTCGGCTCCTTGTTCTGGATGGCCAGCAGGATGATGCCGAATGTGGTCTGCATCTGGGTCGATTTGAAGAGGTTGTTGAGGATGATCTCGCTCATCGTGTCTTTTTTGAGCTCGATGACGACGCGGATCCCCTCCCGGTCGCTTTCGTCCCGCACCTCGCTGATCCCCTCGATGGCCTTCTCTTTTGCAAGCTGGGCGATGTTTTCGATGAGACGCGATTTGTTGACCTGGTAGGGAAGTTCGTCGATGACGATCACCTCCCGGTTGCCCTTCTTCTCGATATGGGTCTTGGCACGGACTTTGATGCGGCCCCGTCCCGTTTTGTAGGCGTCGAGAATCCCTTTGCGGCCGAAGATGATGCCGCCGGTGGGAAAGTCGGGCCCCTTGATGTGCGTCAGCAGGTCCTCCAGTTCGGCGGAGGGGTTGTCGATGAGTTCCAGCAGGGCGTCGACCAGCTCGTCGAGCCGGTGGGGCGGGATGTTGGTCGCCATCCCGACCGCGATCCCGTTGGAGCCGTTGAGCAGAAGGTTGGGGACCCGGCTGGGCAGGACGTCGGGTTCTTGCATCGTGTCGTCGTAGTTGGGGATGAAATCGACCGTATCTTTCTCGATGTCGCGCAGAAGCTCTTCGGCCAGGCGGGTCATACGGGCTTCGGTGTAACGCATGGCCGCCGGGTTGTCGCCGTCGATGGAGCCGAAGTTTCCCTGGCCGTCGACCAGCGGGATGCGCATGGAGAAGTCCTGGGCCATCCGCACCAGGGCGTCGTAGACCGCCGTGTCGCCGTGGGGGTGGTACTTACCGATGACATCCCCGACGATACGGGCACTCTTCTTGTAGGCCGCGCGGCTGGTGACGCCCAGCTCGTGCATGGCGTAGAGGATGCGGCGGTGGACCGGCTTGAGGCCGTCCCTGGCATCTGGAAGGGCCCGGCCGATGATGACGCTCATGGAGTAGTCGAGGTAGCTTCCCTTGATGCTCTCCTCGATCGAGACTTCCTGGATATCTTCGTTTTCTGAAAAGAGATCGGACATTCAAAACCTTTTGATTTAGAGACTTCTTGCAGAACTATGCGCAGATACAAGAGGCATGGAAAGGGGCAAAAAGATAAACCGATTGACTCTGCGTTAGATTACCCAAAACGTAGCTTCGGCTACGCCCGGGAACATCTGCCTTGATTGAATCGTTTCTCTTTTTGCTCATACTGTGTATAGTTTTCAAGAAGTCTAGTGAAAAAATTGGCTATATTCTATCCAAAATTAGCTTATAACCATAATAAATAGGGGAATGTTGTAAAAGCGGAAGAATCTTGAACTTGGCGTACCGTGGATGGTTTGCTATATAAGCGGAGGGCGCCGTAGGCGCTCTCACGATTCCATTGCGTGGGTGTCGAAGCTCTTTTGCTCCGTGTCTGCGGCATTTTTGTCGAATGTCAGGGCACCTGCGCTCTCCTCCTGTTTCAAGACGATCCCCTCGGGCACCTTTTCGCTGTGCAACTGCACGGCGGTCTGCTTGTAGTTGGGCTCGAAGGATTTGGGATCGAAGAGGGACTGGGTGAGGGTGTTCACGAGCTGGGTATTGAAGTGAAACGGCACGAAGATGGTCCCTTCGCGCACCGCCTCCGTGACCCGGACGATGACATTGTCGACTCTTCCCCTGGCGGAGCTGAGGGCAATGCGGTCGCCGCTTTGCACCTGCAGCTTCTTAGCATCCACGGGGCTGAGCTCCACCCAGGCTTCGGGGGCGAGGTCTTCGAGGATCTTGATGGTGCCGGTCTTGGTGCGGGTATGAAACTGCTCCACGGTGCGGCCGGTGTTGAGGATGAGGGGGAAGCTCTCGCAGACATCTTCGGGGAGCGGCTCCCAGTCGGTAAAGACGAATTTGGGTTTGCCCTCGGCGTTGGGGGTAGGCATCCCTTCGTAGTAGAGCCTCGGGGTCCCTTCGGGGTGCTCCTCGTTGCAGGGCCACTGGATGCCGCCCAGTTTCTCGATCTTTTCGTAGCTCATGCCGCTATAGTCACACAGACGCCCCTTGCTGACCCGCTTCCACTCTTCGAAGGCGTCTTCGGGCTCGCTCCACCCCTTGAAGAGGAGATCGTGCTTGCCTTCGAAATATTTGGAGAACTCCAGGACGATGTGAAAGTCGCTCTTGGAATCCTTGTAGTTGGGGACCGACTTCTTGGCCAGGTTGCAGCGGCGTTCGCTGTTGGTGTAGGTGCCGCTCTTTTCGCTCCAGGTCGCAGCACCAAAGAGCACGTCGGCCAGCTTGGCGGTGTCGCTCATGAAGCTGTCCTGTACCACCAGCAGGTCGAGCTTGGCGAGGGCTTTGCGCAGGCGCGGCTGGTCGGGGTAGCTCACCAGGGGGTTGGTGGCGACGACCCAGAGGGCTTTGATCTCGCCCTTTTCGATCCCTTCGATGATCTGGGGGTAGGCGTAGCCCCTTTGGGTGGGAACCAGCTCTTCTGGGACCCCTACGATACGGGCGTATTCGGCTCTATCAAGAGGGTTTTTGAAATCCCGGTAGCCGGGGATGGAGCTGGTAAAGCCGCTCTCTCTTGTTCCCATGGCGTTGCACTGACCGGTGATGCTAAAAGGGCTGCCGCCCGGTTTGCCCAGGTTGCCCGTCATCAGGGCCAGGTTGACGATGGCGCTGACGGTGTCGGTGCCCTGGGCGGATTGGTTGACCCCCATGGTCCAGGCGCTCATGGCGGCGTCGGCTTTGGCGTAGGCGCGGGCAACCTCGTAGAGGGTCTTGACGTCGATGCCGGTGATGTGGGCCGCCTCCTGGGGCGGGTACTTCTGGATCGCCTTGATAAACTCTTTGTAATTGGCGGTTCGCTCGTTGATGAAGCGCTCGTCCATCCACCCTTGCTCCCAGATAATGTAGCAGAGCCCGTTGATGAGCGCCAGGTCGGTGCGGGGTTTGATCGGCAGATAGATGTCGGCCATATTGGCGGTTTTGCTGTGGCGGGGATCGATGACGATGATGGTAGGCTTTTTGCCCCGCACCTGCTTGTTGCGGGCGATGTGGAGTTTGAGG
It encodes the following:
- a CDS encoding sigma-54 dependent transcriptional regulator, with product MKLAIVEDDINMRKSLEIALGDYDEFEVKTFRNAKEALKKLDDSFDLVITDINMPGMDGIEFLEKLDGRYDAIIITGNATLGRAIDSIRLGVSDFLTKPFEVETLVEAIRRSKKVKERLAGRQKPASERPQDTSLFYGTSPALEKALNLALKAARSDASILLLGESGVGKELFARTIHENSPRKSKPFIAVNMAAIPENLIESELFGFEKGAFTDAIEAKMGKFEAANGGTLFLDEIAEMPYHLQAKLLRALQERIIHRLGSHKEIPIDVRIVAATNADIRGKMEEQSFREDLYYRIATIPIHIPPLRERTEEILPIARKSLEKIVEKYGLEPKTFSEEAQAALLAYPWPGNIRELVAVVERAAILSDGETITEEDLFLEARS
- the gyrA gene encoding DNA gyrase subunit A, translating into MSDLFSENEDIQEVSIEESIKGSYLDYSMSVIIGRALPDARDGLKPVHRRILYAMHELGVTSRAAYKKSARIVGDVIGKYHPHGDTAVYDALVRMAQDFSMRIPLVDGQGNFGSIDGDNPAAMRYTEARMTRLAEELLRDIEKDTVDFIPNYDDTMQEPDVLPSRVPNLLLNGSNGIAVGMATNIPPHRLDELVDALLELIDNPSAELEDLLTHIKGPDFPTGGIIFGRKGILDAYKTGRGRIKVRAKTHIEKKGNREVIVIDELPYQVNKSRLIENIAQLAKEKAIEGISEVRDESDREGIRVVIELKKDTMSEIILNNLFKSTQMQTTFGIILLAIQNKEPKIFTLMELLKLFIQHRKTIIIRRTIFELEKAKARAHILEGLRIALDNIDAIVALIRASADANEAREGLMASFNLSEKQAQAILDMRLQRLTGLERDKIEKEYQELMAEIERLSNILKSEDLLNQIIKEELLEVKEHFTTPRLTEIVDDYEDIDIEDLIPNEPMVVTITHRGYIKRVPVKQYERQHRGGKGKTAVTTHDDDFIESFFISNTHDTLMFITDRGQLYWLKVYKIPEGSRTAKGKAVVNLIQLQPDENIMAIIPTTDFDESKSLAFFTKNGIVKRTNLSEFKNIRSVGVRAITLDEDDELVTCKIVLPDTQNLFILTKKGMCIRFPVEDVREIGRTARGVTGIRFKVEGDHVVGAATIKSDEQELLTVAEKGIGKRTEAGEYRLQSRGGKGVVAMKLTPRTGDAVGVVIVEENKDLMVLTQSGKMIRVDMHSIRKAGRNTSGVMIVRLESGDKVNSIAACPKEESEEELPESIEGSVEGPQE
- a CDS encoding nitrate reductase — encoded protein: MGIFDKAKEFLGLDIKEEKYALVDDPFFGKVAKSKAPEKWVRSTCGYCGVGCGLYIGVKNGDPVYVKGDPDHPVNRGTLCPKGLSEHEMVRAPTRLPGAMIKRGGGFEQVSWDEAFQTVSDKFKAIQAEHGKESVAVISTGQLLTEEFYTLGKFVQLGLETNNYDGNTTLCMASAVMGYKQSFGSDGPPGCYEDFSHAEVIMLIGANIADNHPILKLHIARNKQVRGKKPTIIVIDPRHSKTANMADIYLPIKPRTDLALINGLCYIIWEQGWMDERFINERTANYKEFIKAIQKYPPQEAAHITGIDVKTLYEVARAYAKADAAMSAWTMGVNQSAQGTDTVSAIVNLALMTGNLGKPGGSPFSITGQCNAMGTRESGFTSSIPGYRDFKNPLDRAEYARIVGVPEELVPTQRGYAYPQIIEGIEKGEIKALWVVATNPLVSYPDQPRLRKALAKLDLLVVQDSFMSDTAKLADVLFGAATWSEKSGTYTNSERRCNLAKKSVPNYKDSKSDFHIVLEFSKYFEGKHDLLFKGWSEPEDAFEEWKRVSKGRLCDYSGMSYEKIEKLGGIQWPCNEEHPEGTPRLYYEGMPTPNAEGKPKFVFTDWEPLPEDVCESFPLILNTGRTVEQFHTRTKTGTIKILEDLAPEAWVELSPVDAKKLQVQSGDRIALSSARGRVDNVIVRVTEAVREGTIFVPFHFNTQLVNTLTQSLFDPKSFEPNYKQTAVQLHSEKVPEGIVLKQEESAGALTFDKNAADTEQKSFDTHAMES